Proteins found in one Zea mays cultivar B73 chromosome 1, Zm-B73-REFERENCE-NAM-5.0, whole genome shotgun sequence genomic segment:
- the LOC100381786 gene encoding uncharacterized LOC100381786 yields the protein MDFRPKLIICGGSACPREWDYARFRAIADKCGAMLLCDMAHISGLVAAQEALDPFEFSDVVTTTTHKSLRGPRSGMIFYRKGPKPPKKGQPEGALYDYEDKINFAVFPSLQGGPHNHQIAALAVALKQAMSPGFKAYIQQVKANTVSLGNHLMSKGYKLVTDGTENHLVLWDLRPLGLTGNKVEMLCDLCNITLNKNAVFGDSSALSPGGVRIGTPAMTSRGLVEKDFVQIAEYLHRAVTICLSIQAEHGKILKDFKKGLVQNKDIENLRAEVEKFATSFDMPGFRVSDMKYTD from the exons ATGGATTTCCGCCCCAAGCTTATCATCTGTGGCGGTAGTGCGTGCCCTCGGGAGTGGGATTACGCCAGGTTCAGGGCCATCGCAGACAAGTGCGGGGCCATGTTGCTCTGCGACATGGCTCATATCAGTGGTCTCGTTGCTGCGCAG GAGGCTTTGGATCCTTTTGAGTTCTCTGATGTGGTTACCACTACGACCCACAAAAGTCTTCGAGGGCCAAGGTCTGGTATGATTTTCTACAGGAAGGGCCCAAAGCCTCCAAAAAAAGGCCAGCCTGAGGGTGCTCTGTATGACTACGAGGACAAGATCAACTTTGCTGTGTTCCCGTCACTCCAGGGGGGGCCTCACAATCACCAAATTGCTGCTCTAGCTGTAGCCTTGAAACAGGCCATGTCACCTGGATTCAAGGCCTATATCCAGCAGGTCAAGGCAAACACAGTTTCCCTTGGTAACCATTTGATGAGTAAGGGCTACAAGTTGGTTACTGATGGAACAGAGAACCACCTTGTTCTCTGGGATCTGCGCCCTCTTGGCTTGACTG GCAATAAAGTTGAGATGCTATGTGACCTATGCAACATTACACTGAACAAAAATGCTGTCTTTGGTGACAGCAGTGCATTATCACCTGGTGGTGTGCGCATTG GTACACCTGCTATGACCTCAAGGGGTTTGGTTGAGAAGGACTTCGTGCAGATTGCCGAGTACCTTCACCGAGCTGTGACCATCTGCTTGAGCATCCAGGCGGAGCATGGCAAGATTCTCAAGGACTTCAAGAAGGGCTTGGTGCAAAACAAGGACATAGAGAACCTGAGGGCGGAGGTCGAGAAGTTCGCCACTTCATTTGACATGCCTGGCTTCAGGGTGTCTGACATGAAGTACACAGACTAG